One Pseudorhodoplanes sinuspersici DNA segment encodes these proteins:
- a CDS encoding AraC family transcriptional regulator, translating to MKKIVFSSDQLPDHLDNQARFSLWYDMWTGLVGAAEMAHSDDRLFYSSVEAVPLGETSVSRFETTTDLWARRRHHLSSNEREDFTICFSRGQFPQSFEQRDQQPILTPGCVLVTTNALPAKSMTSGKVSWNMAFVPRSRVLERAPGADAQLATLLDPFNPLVRHLGRYVDFLLQSPEVDGNPALITRANDMLVDLVVLALGARGEAAEMASARGLRAARLREIVAAIQTRFMDPAFSTDRVANSLGLSRRYVNDLLSDTGESFSERVLELRLQKARTMLSDARYDAMRVSDIAFACGFNEVSYFNRRFRARFGCSPTQYRGSSS from the coding sequence GTGAAGAAGATCGTTTTTTCCTCGGACCAGCTTCCCGACCATCTCGACAATCAGGCTCGTTTTTCCTTGTGGTACGACATGTGGACGGGGCTCGTGGGCGCCGCCGAGATGGCGCATAGCGATGACCGGCTATTTTACTCGTCGGTGGAGGCAGTGCCGCTTGGCGAGACCAGTGTCAGCCGGTTTGAGACGACAACGGACTTGTGGGCGCGACGGCGGCATCACCTGTCATCGAATGAGCGCGAAGACTTCACCATCTGCTTCAGCCGCGGCCAATTTCCGCAATCGTTCGAACAGCGGGATCAGCAGCCGATTTTGACTCCCGGCTGTGTGCTGGTGACCACCAACGCGTTGCCGGCAAAGAGCATGACAAGCGGCAAGGTGTCGTGGAACATGGCGTTCGTGCCGCGATCTCGAGTTCTGGAACGCGCGCCCGGCGCAGATGCTCAACTGGCGACGCTGCTCGATCCGTTCAATCCGCTGGTGCGGCATTTAGGGCGCTACGTCGATTTTTTACTGCAATCACCGGAGGTGGATGGGAATCCGGCGCTGATCACGCGTGCGAACGACATGCTCGTCGATCTTGTTGTGCTCGCGCTTGGCGCACGTGGAGAAGCTGCGGAAATGGCATCCGCCCGCGGTCTGCGCGCGGCGCGCTTGCGGGAGATCGTCGCGGCGATCCAGACACGGTTTATGGATCCGGCTTTCTCGACCGACCGGGTTGCAAATAGCCTCGGTTTGTCACGGCGCTATGTGAACGATCTTCTGTCCGATACCGGCGAAAGTTTCAGTGAGCGCGTGCTCGAATTGCGGCTGCAGAAGGCGAGGACGATGCTATCGGATGCGCGCTATGACGCGATGAGAGTCAGTGACATTGCATTCGCTTGCGGCTTCAACGAAGTGTCTTATTTCAACCGCCGCTTCCGCGCCCGTTTCGGATGTTCACCGACGCAGTATCGCGGCAGTAGTTCATAG
- a CDS encoding fumarylacetoacetate hydrolase family protein: MRLATFIDRSRNSGPRFGIVRHDRVIDVLAAANTLRRPVPASSVKMALTTGPQTLPVLNELADAADAKGLYVPLANVKFLPPIPDPSKFFCVGKNTKKHREELLANKMLTEIPNEPTGFIKLVDTMSGDDDDVVKPNDITTLDYEPELCYVIGKRAHRVKKAEAMDYIAGFTLTNDISAREIQKREVVSGTRFWTAKNMPGFAPTGPYILTMDEVPDTDALWVTCDVNGQRRLRSHTSDYLYKIGDVLEHFSRYVVFQPGDLIAMGAPSGVAVGQPNASELYLKAGDDMVISFEGIMSLRTKIVAEK, from the coding sequence ATGCGTCTTGCAACTTTCATCGACCGTTCGCGCAACAGCGGGCCGCGGTTTGGCATCGTTCGTCATGACCGCGTGATTGATGTGCTGGCTGCGGCGAATACGCTACGCCGCCCCGTGCCTGCATCCAGCGTCAAGATGGCGCTGACCACGGGACCACAAACGCTGCCGGTGTTGAATGAACTCGCCGATGCAGCCGACGCCAAAGGCCTCTATGTGCCCCTCGCCAATGTGAAATTCCTGCCGCCGATTCCTGATCCATCGAAATTCTTCTGTGTCGGCAAAAACACGAAAAAGCATCGCGAGGAATTGCTCGCCAACAAGATGCTGACCGAGATTCCGAACGAACCGACCGGCTTCATCAAGCTGGTCGATACGATGTCAGGTGATGACGACGACGTGGTGAAGCCCAACGATATCACCACACTCGATTACGAGCCGGAGCTTTGCTACGTCATCGGCAAACGCGCGCATCGCGTGAAGAAAGCCGAGGCGATGGATTATATCGCGGGATTTACGCTCACAAACGATATCAGCGCCCGCGAGATCCAGAAGCGCGAAGTCGTATCAGGCACCCGCTTCTGGACGGCCAAGAACATGCCAGGCTTTGCGCCGACCGGCCCTTACATCCTGACAATGGACGAAGTCCCCGACACCGACGCTCTTTGGGTGACCTGCGATGTGAATGGTCAGCGCCGTCTGCGCTCGCATACCAGTGATTATCTCTACAAGATCGGCGACGTGCTCGAGCATTTCTCGCGTTATGTCGTGTTCCAGCCTGGCGACCTGATCGCCATGGGGGCACCGAGCGGCGTTGCCGTCGGCCAGCCAAATGCCAGCGAGCTTTATCTTAAGGCCGGCGACGACATGGTGATTTCGTTCGAAGGCATCATGTCTCTGCGGACCAAGATCGTCGCGGAGAAATAA
- a CDS encoding NupC/NupG family nucleoside CNT transporter, which translates to MLALQSALGVVALIALAWLFSESRFAVSWRRVSISLSLTIFLAVALLKIPALRAAFAGANAAVDAIAAATRAGTAFVFGYIGGGTLPFDPKIPGSDFVLAFQALPLVLIMSVLTTLLFYWRILPPIVRGFSFVLERLLGVGGAVGLSTAANIFVGMVEAPLFIRPYLVRLTRAELFIVMTGGMAGIAGTVLVLYATILSTVIPDVAGHLLIASVLGAPAAILISELMVPETNEAATMAEYSNPPPVAASTMDAIVKGTSEGLALLLNIVAMLIVLVALVHLANAILGLVPDIGGAKVTLQRMLGYIMAPVCWLMGLPWNEALRGGELMGIKTVLNELIAYVEMSKLGPDAFSERSRLIMLYALCGFANFGSLGIMIAGLTTMAPERREEIISLGPKTIVSGTLATCVIGAIVGMLSY; encoded by the coding sequence ATGCTGGCATTGCAATCTGCGCTGGGCGTCGTGGCGCTCATCGCCCTCGCGTGGCTTTTCAGTGAAAGCCGGTTTGCCGTTTCGTGGCGCCGCGTCAGTATCAGCCTGTCACTGACGATATTTCTCGCGGTCGCACTCCTGAAAATTCCAGCGTTGCGGGCGGCCTTCGCCGGAGCCAACGCTGCAGTGGATGCGATCGCCGCCGCCACCCGCGCCGGCACGGCGTTTGTCTTTGGCTATATCGGCGGCGGCACGTTGCCTTTCGATCCGAAAATCCCCGGCTCGGATTTTGTTCTGGCCTTCCAGGCACTGCCGCTGGTGCTGATCATGAGCGTGCTGACCACCCTGCTCTTTTATTGGCGGATCCTGCCGCCGATCGTTCGCGGTTTTTCTTTCGTCCTCGAACGCTTGCTCGGTGTCGGCGGAGCGGTCGGTCTGTCGACTGCGGCCAATATCTTCGTCGGCATGGTCGAGGCGCCGCTGTTCATCCGCCCCTATCTCGTGAGGCTGACGCGTGCCGAATTATTCATCGTGATGACGGGTGGCATGGCCGGAATCGCCGGCACCGTGCTCGTGCTCTATGCCACGATCCTGAGCACCGTCATCCCCGATGTGGCGGGGCATCTGCTCATCGCATCGGTGCTGGGCGCACCGGCCGCGATCCTGATCAGCGAATTGATGGTGCCGGAAACGAACGAGGCTGCGACAATGGCCGAATATTCGAACCCGCCGCCGGTCGCAGCCTCGACGATGGACGCGATCGTCAAGGGTACAAGCGAAGGGCTCGCGCTCCTGCTCAATATCGTCGCCATGCTGATCGTGCTGGTGGCGCTCGTGCACCTGGCCAACGCCATTCTCGGACTCGTTCCCGACATCGGCGGCGCCAAAGTGACGCTGCAGCGCATGCTCGGCTACATCATGGCACCGGTCTGCTGGCTGATGGGGCTTCCCTGGAACGAAGCCCTGCGTGGCGGCGAATTGATGGGCATCAAGACCGTGCTCAACGAACTGATTGCTTATGTGGAAATGTCGAAGCTTGGGCCGGACGCTTTCAGCGAACGCTCGCGTCTGATCATGCTCTATGCCTTATGTGGCTTCGCCAATTTCGGCTCGCTCGGTATCATGATTGCCGGCCTGACGACGATGGCGCCGGAACGTCGCGAGGAAATTATCTCGCTCGGTCCGAAGACCATCGTCTCCGGCACGCTTGCGACCTGCGTCATCGGAGCGATCGTGGGAATGCTCAGTTATTGA
- a CDS encoding carboxymuconolactone decarboxylase family protein, with amino-acid sequence MAQRFDVSKVSPDGYKAFGPLYQYIASSGLEKTLIDLVFLRVSQINGCAYCVDLHWRDLLKEGEDPRKINSLVTWHESPFFSERERAALAWTESLTNVSATHVPDADYDVVKARFSEKEIGDLTLVISLMNAMNRVGISSRLAPPLHVA; translated from the coding sequence ATGGCGCAGCGTTTCGACGTGAGCAAGGTCTCTCCCGATGGCTACAAGGCCTTCGGACCGCTCTATCAATACATCGCCTCATCGGGCCTTGAGAAAACGCTGATCGATCTCGTGTTCCTGCGTGTCTCGCAGATCAATGGCTGCGCCTATTGCGTCGACCTGCACTGGCGTGACCTACTGAAAGAAGGCGAGGACCCGCGTAAGATCAACAGCCTTGTGACGTGGCATGAATCGCCCTTTTTCAGTGAACGCGAGCGCGCCGCCCTTGCCTGGACGGAAAGCCTCACCAACGTGTCGGCCACGCATGTGCCGGACGCGGATTATGACGTCGTCAAAGCTCGGTTCAGCGAAAAGGAAATTGGCGACCTGACCCTCGTCATTTCGCTGATGAATGCCATGAACCGCGTCGGCATCAGTTCAAGGCTCGCGCCACCCTTGCATGTAGCGTGA
- a CDS encoding usg protein: MLSEDFKKQVKGYGLTTAEILYRRPDHPWLLQTYVWQNYDLCPDFPELNQFLRFWQKSIEGALHTVTVAHSRLIKPSEIKPVDGIFRLN, encoded by the coding sequence ATGCTCTCAGAAGATTTCAAAAAGCAGGTGAAGGGATACGGACTGACGACGGCGGAAATTCTTTATCGGCGGCCCGACCACCCCTGGCTTCTGCAAACCTACGTCTGGCAAAATTACGATCTCTGTCCCGATTTTCCGGAGCTGAACCAATTTCTCCGTTTCTGGCAAAAGTCGATCGAAGGCGCACTGCACACCGTCACGGTGGCACATTCGCGTCTGATCAAGCCGTCGGAGATCAAGCCGGTCGACGGAATATTCCGGCTGAACTGA
- a CDS encoding MFS transporter: MSHLLSRFALMSGNFITGLSVLAPAGMLHELSSGLGVTIRDAGLLVTYGAVILCFGSPVLSWLTTRMGRRLLLTGTLAIVAAGHVASAFADSYAAILLFRIAMLVVVALYTPQAASTIALIVPEKDRASALAFVFLGWSIAIAVGLPLITWLATQFGWRETYLVIGVTAAAVALLNVVVLPRGLKGYPLSLQSFTEIARSKTLLLILLITLFQMSGQFSITIYMAPVLQRLADAGPAAAGIFFAILGVASLIGNVIATSVVGRLGVPRTLAIFMLSMICGSLIWAIGGGILAAMAAGMLMLGLGVTAANSMQQARLIEAAPALASATVALNTSFLYFGQALGSASASILFDHGYYRAIGFVAVAFFLIAFTTFQLTELWRKRSQ, encoded by the coding sequence ATGAGCCATCTGCTGTCCCGCTTCGCTCTGATGAGCGGGAATTTTATCACTGGCCTCTCCGTGCTTGCGCCGGCGGGTATGCTGCATGAATTGTCGAGCGGTCTTGGCGTGACCATCCGCGATGCGGGCTTGCTGGTTACGTATGGCGCGGTCATCCTGTGTTTCGGATCGCCTGTCCTGTCATGGCTGACGACACGCATGGGGCGGCGCCTGCTGCTGACGGGAACACTCGCCATCGTTGCCGCCGGACATGTGGCGTCTGCATTCGCCGACAGTTATGCCGCGATCCTTCTCTTTCGCATTGCGATGCTGGTCGTCGTCGCGCTTTATACGCCGCAGGCAGCCAGTACGATTGCGCTGATTGTTCCTGAAAAGGACCGGGCAAGCGCGCTGGCTTTTGTCTTTCTTGGCTGGTCGATAGCAATCGCAGTCGGCTTGCCGCTGATCACGTGGTTGGCGACGCAGTTTGGCTGGCGCGAGACCTACCTGGTGATTGGAGTGACGGCGGCCGCGGTCGCTTTGCTCAATGTCGTGGTGCTTCCCCGCGGTTTGAAGGGGTATCCGCTCTCATTGCAGAGTTTCACGGAGATTGCGCGCAGCAAGACGCTGCTGCTGATATTGCTGATCACGCTTTTTCAGATGTCTGGGCAATTCTCGATCACGATCTATATGGCGCCGGTGTTGCAACGCCTCGCTGACGCCGGGCCGGCAGCCGCGGGGATTTTCTTTGCGATACTCGGTGTGGCGAGTTTGATCGGTAACGTCATTGCGACGAGTGTCGTTGGCCGCCTCGGCGTGCCGCGCACATTGGCAATCTTCATGCTGTCGATGATCTGCGGTTCCCTGATCTGGGCCATTGGCGGAGGCATTCTTGCCGCAATGGCTGCTGGCATGCTGATGCTCGGTCTCGGCGTCACTGCAGCCAATTCGATGCAGCAGGCCAGGTTGATCGAAGCAGCCCCAGCGTTGGCCAGTGCAACGGTCGCGTTAAATACATCGTTTCTTTATTTCGGACAGGCGCTGGGTTCAGCGAGCGCCAGCATCCTGTTCGATCATGGATATTACCGCGCCATCGGCTTTGTTGCGGTGGCATTTTTTCTCATTGCCTTCACAACATTCCAACTCACGGAATTGTGGCGCAAGCGATCTCAATAA
- the groL gene encoding chaperonin GroEL (60 kDa chaperone family; promotes refolding of misfolded polypeptides especially under stressful conditions; forms two stacked rings of heptamers to form a barrel-shaped 14mer; ends can be capped by GroES; misfolded proteins enter the barrel where they are refolded when GroES binds), with protein MAAKDVKFSVDARDKMLRGVDVLANAVKVTLGPKGRNVVLDKSFGAPRITKDGVTVAKEIELEDKFENMGAQMVREVASKSSDFAGDGTTTATVLAQAIVKEGAKSVAAGMNPMDLKRGIDLAVEAVVEHLKSNSKKVTSNDEISQVGTISANGDKEIGDFLAKAMAKVGNEGVITVEEAKSLETELDIVEGMQFDRGYISPYFITNADKMRTEFDDAYILVYEKKLSGLQELLPLLEAVVQTSKPLVIIAEEVEGEALATLVVNKLRGGLKVAAVKAPGFGDRRKAMLQDIAILTGGQAISEDLGIKLENVTLNMLGRAKKVLIEKENTTIVNGAGKKADIDARVQQIKAQIEETTSDYDREKLQERLAKLAGGVAVIRVGGATEVEVKERKDRVDDAMHATRAAVEEGILPGGGVALLRATEALKKIRTHNDDQKTGVEIVRKALQAPARQIATNAGEDGSVIVGKVLEKDQYSYGFDAQNAEYGNMLTKGIIDPTKVVRAAIQNAASVAGLLITTEAMVAELPKKNAPAMPAGGGMGGMGGMDF; from the coding sequence ATGGCAGCTAAAGACGTAAAATTCTCCGTCGACGCGCGCGACAAGATGTTGCGCGGCGTGGACGTTCTCGCCAATGCCGTGAAGGTCACGCTCGGTCCGAAGGGCCGCAACGTCGTCCTCGACAAGTCGTTCGGCGCTCCCCGCATCACCAAGGACGGTGTGACGGTCGCCAAGGAAATCGAACTTGAAGACAAGTTCGAAAACATGGGCGCGCAGATGGTGCGCGAAGTTGCCTCGAAGTCGTCCGACTTCGCCGGTGACGGCACCACCACCGCCACCGTTCTCGCCCAGGCGATCGTGAAGGAGGGCGCCAAGTCGGTTGCCGCCGGCATGAACCCGATGGATCTGAAGCGCGGCATCGACCTCGCGGTCGAAGCGGTCGTCGAGCACCTGAAGTCGAACTCCAAGAAGGTCACCTCGAACGACGAAATCTCGCAGGTTGGCACCATCTCCGCCAACGGTGACAAGGAAATCGGCGACTTCCTGGCCAAGGCGATGGCCAAGGTCGGCAATGAAGGCGTGATCACGGTCGAAGAAGCCAAGTCGCTCGAGACCGAACTCGACATCGTCGAAGGCATGCAGTTCGATCGCGGCTACATTTCCCCCTACTTCATCACCAACGCCGACAAGATGCGCACCGAATTCGACGATGCGTATATCCTTGTCTACGAGAAGAAGCTGTCGGGCCTGCAGGAGCTCCTGCCGCTGCTCGAAGCCGTGGTCCAGACCTCCAAGCCTCTCGTCATCATCGCCGAAGAAGTTGAAGGCGAAGCGCTTGCGACCCTCGTGGTCAACAAGCTGCGCGGCGGCCTGAAGGTTGCTGCGGTGAAGGCTCCTGGCTTCGGCGATCGCCGCAAGGCCATGCTGCAGGACATCGCGATCCTGACCGGCGGCCAGGCGATCTCGGAAGACCTCGGCATCAAGCTCGAAAACGTGACCCTCAACATGCTGGGCCGCGCCAAGAAGGTGCTGATCGAGAAGGAAAACACCACGATCGTCAACGGCGCCGGCAAGAAAGCCGATATCGACGCGCGCGTGCAACAGATCAAGGCGCAGATCGAGGAGACCACCTCGGACTACGACCGTGAGAAGCTGCAGGAGCGTCTGGCCAAGCTCGCAGGCGGCGTCGCGGTGATCCGCGTCGGCGGTGCGACCGAAGTCGAGGTGAAGGAGCGGAAGGATCGCGTCGACGATGCGATGCACGCTACCCGCGCTGCGGTTGAAGAAGGCATCCTGCCGGGCGGCGGCGTCGCCCTGCTCCGCGCCACCGAAGCCCTGAAGAAGATCCGCACCCACAACGACGACCAGAAGACCGGCGTCGAAATCGTGCGCAAGGCCCTGCAGGCTCCGGCCCGTCAGATCGCCACCAATGCAGGCGAAGACGGCTCGGTGATCGTCGGCAAGGTGCTGGAGAAGGATCAGTATTCTTACGGCTTCGATGCGCAGAATGCCGAGTATGGCAACATGCTCACCAAGGGCATCATCGACCCGACCAAGGTGGTGCGCGCCGCGATCCAGAATGCGGCCTCGGTTGCCGGTCTGCTGATCACCACCGAAGCCATGGTCGCCGAACTGCCGAAGAAGAACGCTCCGGCGATGCCGGCTGGCGGCGGAATGGGCGGCATGGGCGGCATGGATTTCTAA
- a CDS encoding RrF2 family transcriptional regulator yields the protein MRLSEGVEWAVHCCTMLAALPEGRTLGPGDLAAFFEVPRAYLAKHLQALSKAGILSASPGRSGGYRLARAADAITLRDIVVAIEGTAPCFRCQEIRRRGPTGQPQRCYTRPCGIARAMWAAEKVFLAELGKTTLAMLIAEAAHEVSKEQQAATQRWLKRIA from the coding sequence ATGCGGCTGTCCGAAGGTGTGGAATGGGCTGTGCATTGCTGCACCATGCTGGCAGCGTTACCCGAGGGAAGGACGCTTGGCCCGGGAGATCTGGCGGCATTCTTCGAAGTGCCGAGGGCCTATCTCGCCAAGCATCTTCAAGCTTTGTCGAAGGCAGGAATTCTCAGCGCATCGCCCGGTCGTTCCGGCGGTTACCGCCTGGCGCGTGCGGCCGACGCGATCACGCTACGCGACATCGTTGTCGCGATTGAAGGAACAGCGCCGTGCTTCAGGTGTCAGGAAATCCGCCGGCGCGGGCCCACCGGTCAGCCACAGCGTTGCTACACCAGGCCGTGCGGCATCGCGCGTGCCATGTGGGCAGCGGAGAAGGTGTTTCTCGCCGAGCTTGGCAAGACCACATTGGCGATGCTGATTGCCGAAGCCGCACATGAGGTCTCGAAAGAACAGCAAGCGGCAACACAACGCTGGCTGAAACGGATCGCGTGA
- a CDS encoding Bug family tripartite tricarboxylate transporter substrate binding protein, which yields MSFRAMLFHAMSFRAMLFRTISFRAILLAFTFGCAALPVQAANFPDRPIKLIVPFPPGGGTDVLARVIAQKLNEKWGQAIVVENQPGASGGIGTRAVVNATADGYTLLMASTGALMAAASALGGDGPFDVNKYLAPITVAAAPPYLLVVGPGVPARSAADIIRISKEKPDSLTYGSSGVGAASHLSAVLFESEAGIKMLHVPYKGTGPGVTDLLGGRIDMMFAPAPVVQPFIASGKLKAIGSTDSRRSQFYPNIPTISESGLPGYQSVGWFGLLAPAKTPPEIVKQINEAVVSIMDAKEFRDQLAILGAEPMPQTPDEFGRYINMDVAKWTKLVKDNNIQLPGAK from the coding sequence ATGTCGTTTCGTGCCATGCTGTTCCACGCGATGTCATTTCGCGCCATGTTGTTTCGCACCATATCGTTCCGCGCTATTCTTCTTGCTTTCACATTCGGCTGCGCGGCTCTACCCGTGCAGGCCGCCAATTTTCCCGACCGCCCCATCAAGCTGATCGTGCCTTTCCCTCCTGGGGGCGGAACAGACGTGCTGGCCCGCGTCATCGCCCAGAAGCTGAATGAGAAATGGGGCCAAGCGATTGTCGTCGAAAATCAGCCTGGTGCGTCCGGCGGCATCGGCACCCGCGCCGTGGTCAATGCGACCGCTGATGGATACACGTTGCTGATGGCTTCGACTGGGGCGCTGATGGCAGCGGCCTCCGCGCTGGGCGGCGACGGACCATTCGACGTCAACAAATATCTCGCGCCGATCACCGTGGCTGCCGCCCCGCCCTATCTTCTTGTGGTCGGTCCCGGCGTGCCCGCAAGATCGGCTGCAGACATTATCCGCATCAGCAAGGAAAAGCCCGACAGCCTGACTTACGGCTCGTCCGGCGTCGGTGCCGCGTCGCATCTCTCCGCGGTCCTGTTCGAGAGCGAAGCCGGCATCAAGATGCTGCACGTGCCCTACAAGGGTACGGGACCGGGCGTTACGGATTTGCTCGGCGGACGTATCGACATGATGTTCGCGCCCGCACCCGTTGTGCAACCCTTCATCGCGTCGGGAAAGCTGAAGGCGATCGGATCGACCGACAGCCGACGCTCGCAATTCTATCCCAACATTCCGACCATCTCCGAGAGCGGACTGCCAGGCTACCAGTCTGTCGGCTGGTTCGGCTTGCTCGCACCGGCCAAGACACCGCCGGAGATCGTCAAGCAGATCAACGAAGCGGTCGTCTCTATCATGGACGCAAAGGAGTTCCGCGATCAGCTCGCCATTCTCGGCGCTGAACCCATGCCGCAAACGCCGGACGAGTTTGGCCGCTACATTAATATGGACGTTGCCAAGTGGACCAAACTGGTCAAGGACAACAATATCCAGCTTCCCGGAGCGAAGTGA
- a CDS encoding alpha/beta fold hydrolase has translation MPVCVQHRRVTIDGIDIFYREAGPADAPVVLLPHGYPCSSYEFRNYMRELGDHWRLLAPDFPGSGYSATPESFAYDFDGFATFLNDFTGALGVHRFALYLHDFGSWIGLRLAMRDPGRITALIVQNGDIYEDVLGPKYAGLKEMWKLESGEGIARLREFVSFDHFRDEFVNDVRPELAARIPPDLWTLHWALMTEQRRNNAARIIYDLKDNIAWFPRYQAFLREHQPPTLILWGPQDGYMPEESARAYLRDLPKAELHLLDGGHWLLETNLDEAVSLSHDFLQRRTAAG, from the coding sequence ATGCCCGTTTGCGTACAACATCGTCGTGTGACGATTGACGGTATCGATATTTTCTATCGCGAAGCTGGACCAGCGGATGCGCCGGTTGTGCTGCTGCCGCACGGGTATCCATGTTCATCCTACGAATTCAGGAATTATATGCGTGAACTGGGAGATCATTGGCGGCTGCTGGCGCCTGACTTTCCCGGCAGCGGTTACAGTGCCACACCGGAGAGCTTCGCCTACGATTTCGATGGCTTCGCCACCTTTCTGAACGACTTCACTGGCGCGCTGGGCGTCCACCGATTCGCTCTTTATCTGCATGACTTCGGTTCCTGGATCGGCCTGCGACTGGCCATGCGAGATCCTGGCCGCATCACCGCATTAATCGTTCAAAACGGTGATATCTATGAGGATGTGCTTGGTCCGAAATATGCCGGGCTTAAGGAAATGTGGAAATTGGAGAGCGGGGAGGGGATCGCTCGCTTGCGAGAATTTGTCTCTTTCGATCACTTTCGGGACGAGTTTGTGAACGATGTTCGGCCCGAACTCGCCGCGCGAATTCCTCCCGATCTTTGGACGCTGCACTGGGCACTCATGACGGAACAGCGCCGCAACAATGCAGCGCGTATCATCTATGATTTGAAAGACAATATCGCATGGTTCCCGCGTTATCAGGCATTTTTGCGCGAGCATCAGCCGCCGACCCTGATCCTTTGGGGACCGCAGGATGGATACATGCCAGAGGAATCGGCGCGCGCCTATTTGCGCGATCTACCGAAGGCCGAGTTGCACTTGCTCGACGGTGGTCACTGGCTGCTTGAGACAAATCTCGACGAGGCTGTCAGCCTCTCGCATGATTTCTTGCAGCGGCGCACGGCGGCGGGTTGA
- the groES gene encoding co-chaperone GroES, which yields MKFRPLHDRVVVKRTESDEKTAGGIIIPDTAKEKPQQGEVVAVGPGGRDETGKLTPLDVKAGDAVLFGKWSGTEVKIDGVEYLIMKESDIMGVLEGAAAKKKAA from the coding sequence ATGAAGTTCCGCCCGCTTCACGACCGTGTCGTCGTCAAGCGCACCGAATCCGATGAAAAAACCGCCGGCGGCATCATTATCCCGGATACCGCCAAGGAAAAGCCGCAGCAGGGCGAAGTTGTCGCCGTCGGCCCGGGCGGCCGTGACGAGACCGGCAAGCTCACTCCCCTCGACGTGAAGGCTGGTGACGCCGTTCTGTTCGGCAAGTGGTCCGGCACCGAGGTCAAGATCGACGGCGTCGAATACCTGATCATGAAAGAGAGCGACATCATGGGCGTGCTGGAAGGCGCCGCCGCCAAGAAGAAGGCCGCCTAA